A section of the Acidobacterium capsulatum ATCC 51196 genome encodes:
- the coxB gene encoding cytochrome c oxidase subunit II: protein MFKQISRGLRSILYAAGCAMFLQAGAWAQTITTNTDSFSPASKPAHEIFGLAIFALAITGGIFVVVAAAMFYAVIRYRRRKDDDGSEPPQIFGSVQIEIAWTVIPIIIVVVLFLTSARLIFAIKDAPRPKSALNITVVGHQFWWEIRYPGLGIITANEIHVPVSTKADPQPTYIKLLSADVVHSFWVPQLAGKTDAIPNHVNETWIEPTHTGIYKGQCSQFCGAEHAKMLLRVYVDTPAQFEAWVKQQQQPAVEDPAVAAGREVFMHNACMNCHEIRGTEATGRFGPDLTHVASRDTLASGSVMNNPANLRQWIENPDYFKPGVLMPAMHLSSQQLDQVTAYLDTLH, encoded by the coding sequence ATGTTCAAGCAAATTTCCAGAGGGTTGCGGTCGATTTTGTACGCTGCCGGCTGCGCCATGTTCCTGCAAGCGGGCGCCTGGGCGCAGACGATTACGACAAACACCGATTCGTTTTCGCCGGCGTCGAAGCCTGCCCATGAGATTTTCGGTCTCGCCATCTTTGCGCTGGCGATTACCGGCGGCATCTTTGTGGTGGTCGCCGCGGCCATGTTCTATGCTGTGATTCGCTACCGCCGCCGCAAGGACGACGATGGCAGCGAGCCGCCGCAGATTTTTGGCAGCGTGCAGATTGAGATTGCCTGGACGGTGATCCCGATCATCATTGTCGTGGTGCTCTTTCTGACGTCGGCCCGCCTGATCTTTGCCATCAAGGATGCTCCGCGTCCCAAGTCGGCGTTGAACATTACGGTTGTCGGCCACCAGTTCTGGTGGGAGATTCGTTATCCCGGTCTGGGCATCATCACGGCGAACGAGATTCACGTGCCGGTCAGCACCAAGGCCGATCCGCAGCCTACCTATATCAAGCTGCTCTCCGCCGACGTTGTCCACTCCTTCTGGGTGCCGCAGTTGGCCGGCAAGACCGATGCCATTCCGAATCATGTGAATGAGACCTGGATCGAGCCGACGCACACCGGCATTTACAAGGGTCAGTGCTCGCAGTTTTGCGGCGCGGAACACGCCAAGATGCTGCTGCGGGTCTATGTCGATACGCCGGCTCAGTTTGAGGCTTGGGTCAAGCAGCAGCAGCAGCCGGCGGTGGAAGATCCGGCCGTGGCCGCCGGGCGCGAAGTCTTCATGCACAACGCCTGCATGAACTGCCACGAAATTCGGGGCACGGAGGCGACGGGCCGTTTCGGGCCTGACCTTACGCATGTGGCCAGCCGCGATACTCTTGCCTCCGGCTCGGTGATGAACAACCCGGCAAACCTGCGCCAGTGGATCGAAAATCCTGACTACTTCAAGCCGGGTGTTCTGATGCCGGCAATGCACCTCAGTTCACAGCAGCTCGACCAGGTAACCGCATATCTGGATACGCTTCACTAG
- the ctaD gene encoding cytochrome c oxidase subunit I — MADQTLPIGGALDVTPHDEAQKGTFLEWLHGWVITVDHKRLGILYVTFALFFLLVAGLEALAIRVQLAMPNNHFVSPELYNRLFTMHGTTMIFLVGMPILFGFANYIVPLQIGARDMAFPRLNAFSFWLTAFGGLLLYWSFVGGFGLFGAGTAPDVGWFAYAPLTERAFSIGHAMDYWAVALIISGWGTLGTAINIVATTVSMRCKGMTLMRMPLFTWLMLVVSALTLVTITPLTAAQIMLMIDRYLGGHFFDTQAGGSAVVWMHFFWIFGHPEVYVLALPAFGIASEIIPVFSRKAIFGYPAMVAASAGIGFVSLGVWAHHMFTVGMNGPTTAFFVLSTMLVGIPTGIKIFNWTATLIGGKIWFATPMLFCLGFLIQFLIAGLTGIMLACAPWDWQLHNSYFVVAHFHYVLVGGIVFNIFAAIYYWFPKATGKMLSETLGKWHFWLFLLGFHLTFDTMHIPGILGMPRHIYTYEADRGWGVYNFIETIGAFVQAIAVLIFVYNIVISLMKGQDAGSDPWDAWTLEWAVPSPPPSYNFVVDPVVNSRRPLWDLKHPEDPDWKYE; from the coding sequence ATGGCAGACCAGACTCTACCAATTGGCGGTGCCCTGGACGTTACGCCTCATGATGAGGCGCAAAAGGGCACATTCCTTGAGTGGCTGCATGGCTGGGTAATCACGGTAGACCACAAGCGGCTGGGCATTCTGTATGTCACGTTTGCTCTGTTCTTCCTGCTGGTGGCCGGTCTCGAAGCCCTGGCTATTCGCGTGCAACTCGCGATGCCCAACAACCACTTTGTTTCGCCGGAACTGTATAACCGCCTCTTCACCATGCATGGCACCACCATGATCTTCCTGGTGGGCATGCCCATTCTCTTCGGCTTTGCGAACTACATCGTGCCGTTGCAGATCGGCGCGCGAGACATGGCGTTTCCGCGTCTGAATGCATTCAGCTTCTGGCTGACAGCCTTCGGCGGTCTGCTGCTCTACTGGAGCTTCGTCGGCGGCTTCGGCCTCTTCGGCGCCGGCACGGCGCCGGACGTAGGATGGTTCGCCTACGCCCCGCTGACCGAACGCGCCTTCTCGATCGGCCATGCGATGGACTACTGGGCCGTCGCGCTGATTATCTCGGGCTGGGGTACGCTGGGAACGGCCATCAATATTGTCGCCACGACGGTTTCGATGCGCTGCAAGGGTATGACGCTGATGCGCATGCCGCTCTTCACCTGGCTGATGCTGGTGGTCAGCGCGCTGACCCTGGTGACCATCACTCCGCTCACCGCGGCGCAGATCATGCTGATGATTGACCGCTACCTTGGCGGCCACTTCTTTGACACGCAGGCCGGCGGGTCAGCCGTGGTCTGGATGCACTTCTTCTGGATCTTCGGCCATCCTGAAGTCTATGTTCTGGCGCTGCCGGCCTTCGGCATCGCGAGCGAAATCATCCCGGTCTTCTCGCGCAAGGCGATCTTCGGCTATCCGGCCATGGTGGCGGCATCGGCCGGCATCGGCTTCGTGAGCCTTGGCGTCTGGGCGCACCACATGTTCACCGTGGGCATGAACGGCCCTACCACTGCCTTCTTCGTGCTTTCCACCATGCTGGTGGGTATCCCCACGGGCATCAAGATTTTCAACTGGACCGCCACGCTCATTGGCGGCAAGATCTGGTTCGCCACGCCGATGCTCTTCTGCCTCGGCTTCCTGATCCAGTTCCTCATCGCCGGTTTGACCGGTATCATGCTCGCCTGCGCACCGTGGGATTGGCAGTTGCACAACTCCTACTTCGTGGTGGCGCACTTCCACTACGTGCTGGTGGGCGGTATCGTCTTCAACATTTTCGCGGCCATCTACTACTGGTTCCCCAAGGCTACCGGCAAGATGCTGAGCGAAACCCTGGGCAAGTGGCACTTCTGGCTCTTCCTGCTGGGCTTCCACCTTACATTTGACACGATGCATATCCCGGGCATTCTGGGCATGCCGCGCCACATTTATACGTATGAGGCCGATCGTGGATGGGGCGTCTATAACTTCATCGAGACCATCGGCGCGTTCGTGCAGGCGATTGCGGTTCTGATCTTCGTCTACAACATCGTGATTTCGCTGATGAAGGGGCAGGACGCGGGCAGCGATCCCTGGGATGCCTGGACGCTCGAATGGGCTGTTCCCTCGCCGCCGCCGTCGTACAACTTTGTCGTCGATCCGGTCGTCAACAGCCGCCGGCCGCTGTGGGACCTCAAGCATCCTGAAGATCCAGATTGGAAATACGAATAA
- a CDS encoding cytochrome c oxidase subunit 3 has protein sequence MATIPVVHNPAEEKEWRLPSRGLAAMVSLIIGETALFSIFVVAYVFYMGKSISGPQPSQVLELPIFMTICLWSSSLTIVLAERAIEHGKMKVFSLFWGLTILLGAIFLGGTAMEWHKLIYHDGLTISTNLFGTTFYSLVGLHASHVIVGLIMLLIVFFFSLTGRLQPKHAYQIKTLALYWHFVDAVWVVVFTVVYLVGR, from the coding sequence ATGGCTACGATTCCCGTTGTGCATAACCCGGCTGAGGAGAAAGAGTGGCGGCTGCCCTCCCGCGGCCTCGCGGCCATGGTTTCGCTCATCATCGGCGAGACGGCTCTCTTCAGCATCTTTGTTGTGGCCTATGTCTTTTACATGGGCAAGAGCATCAGTGGACCTCAGCCCAGCCAGGTGCTTGAGCTGCCAATTTTCATGACGATCTGCCTGTGGTCGAGCAGCCTGACCATCGTGCTGGCCGAGCGGGCGATCGAACATGGAAAGATGAAGGTCTTCTCGCTCTTCTGGGGCCTCACCATTCTGCTGGGGGCGATCTTCCTCGGTGGCACGGCCATGGAGTGGCACAAGCTCATCTATCACGATGGCCTGACGATCAGCACCAACCTTTTTGGTACCACGTTCTACTCGCTGGTCGGGCTGCACGCCTCGCACGTCATCGTGGGCCTGATCATGCTCCTGATTGTTTTCTTCTTTTCATTGACCGGACGGCTGCAGCCGAAACACGCCTATCAGATCAAGACGCTGGCGCTTTACTGGCACTTCGTCGACGCGGTGTGGGTGGTGGTCTTCACGGTTGTTTATCTGGTGGGGCGGTGA
- a CDS encoding cytochrome c, protein MRRRYLLPIVCVFAVSLLSGCKNLPGYPKPAWQPPKDETSFKVLYTQNCASCHGENGRNGTAIALNNPEYLAIANDAALHQAVTNGVPNSLMPAFAMSAGGMLTSQQVDIIVSGIRQHWGKPNALAGATPPAYLQPATGGNAQQGRQDYIQYCLSCHNSKQTNITNTSYLALISDQALRSIIIAGRPDLGQPDWRNDKPGHPLTDQEVTDIVTYLGSLRVQNPGQPYSSYE, encoded by the coding sequence ATGCGCCGCCGTTACCTTCTGCCTATCGTCTGTGTCTTCGCGGTGAGTCTGCTCAGCGGATGCAAGAATCTGCCCGGTTATCCGAAGCCCGCCTGGCAGCCTCCTAAAGATGAGACCAGCTTCAAGGTTCTCTACACGCAGAATTGCGCCTCCTGCCATGGCGAAAACGGTCGCAATGGCACTGCCATAGCGCTGAACAATCCCGAGTATCTGGCCATCGCCAATGATGCGGCCCTTCATCAGGCCGTCACCAACGGCGTACCCAACTCGCTGATGCCGGCCTTTGCCATGTCGGCCGGCGGCATGCTCACGAGCCAGCAGGTGGATATCATCGTCTCTGGCATTCGCCAGCACTGGGGTAAGCCGAACGCGCTGGCGGGAGCCACGCCCCCGGCCTATCTGCAGCCGGCTACGGGCGGCAACGCGCAGCAGGGACGCCAGGATTACATCCAATACTGCCTCTCCTGCCACAACAGCAAGCAGACGAACATCACGAACACTTCGTATCTTGCGTTGATCAGCGATCAGGCCCTGCGCAGCATCATCATTGCCGGACGCCCTGACCTCGGCCAGCCCGACTGGAGAAATGACAAGCCGGGCCACCCTTTGACCGATCAGGAAGTCACCGACATTGTTACCTATCTGGGGTCGCTCCGCGTACAGAACCCCGGACAACCGTATTCGTCGTATGAGTGA
- a CDS encoding ubiquinol-cytochrome c reductase iron-sulfur subunit — MTEETGTHSEPSDYSQHSATNDQLSISRRWLLLKIGVAFNAVVGLVLATPIIGYLLAPMKKDRAYKSWVSLGGIEKFPVGQTRLATYVNPWKSPSDGQTDDIPCWVQRRTKTEFTVFAINCAHLGCPVRWFPQSQLFMCPCHGGVYYADGSVAAGPPPRGLFKYQSKIVGGDLQIFAGQIPTLSNTAQLVNIGGCKGDSPCAG; from the coding sequence GTGACTGAAGAAACTGGCACCCATAGCGAACCCTCGGATTACAGCCAGCACTCCGCCACGAACGATCAACTGTCGATCTCACGCCGCTGGCTGCTGCTCAAGATCGGCGTTGCGTTCAACGCCGTCGTCGGGCTGGTTCTGGCCACGCCGATCATCGGCTATCTGCTGGCTCCGATGAAAAAGGATCGCGCCTATAAGTCGTGGGTTTCGCTCGGCGGGATTGAGAAATTTCCCGTTGGCCAGACTCGTCTGGCGACCTATGTGAACCCATGGAAGAGCCCTTCGGACGGGCAGACAGACGATATTCCATGCTGGGTGCAGCGGCGGACGAAAACCGAATTCACGGTGTTCGCCATTAACTGCGCTCACCTCGGCTGCCCGGTGCGCTGGTTTCCCCAGTCGCAGCTTTTCATGTGCCCCTGCCACGGCGGCGTGTACTACGCCGATGGTTCGGTGGCCGCGGGTCCGCCTCCGAGAGGCCTGTTCAAGTACCAGAGCAAGATTGTGGGTGGCGATCTGCAGATCTTCGCCGGCCAGATTCCTACGCTCTCCAACACGGCGCAGCTCGTGAACATCGGTGGCTGCAAGGGAGATTCCCCATGCGCGGGCTAG
- a CDS encoding cytochrome b N-terminal domain-containing protein — MRGLDKAKKVYDWLEFRVGFEKPVKEAALHPVPRNTASWWYVFGSAAFTLLMLQVFTGILLALIYVPSAGQAWQSLNFINHDLTLGWFVRAVHNWGSNFMVAIVLIHMVQVFLFGAYKFPRELTWMVGVFLLLLTLGMAFTGQVLRFDQDAYWGLGIGVSITGRVPFIGGQLVHLLLGGPIIGGATLSHFFDLHVFIMPAALLGLAGLHVWMVLRLGINEWPMPGRMVKRTTYMKEYHELTHTDGVPFVPVALWKDIVFSGAIIAAVLVCAAILGPKGPGGAPNPTYIRTAPKPDFFFLWIYTALAMLPPWMETPLLLTAPIIGIVGLLSVPLIASEGEKSWHRRPVAVLTVALVAVAWGTLTHLGTYEPWSPHMNAWSKDTMPVKFVHQDSPLERRGAVVFQEKQCRNCHEIAGEGGHRGPALDDVATNMTQDQLIRQVLQGGGNMPAYGKNLTPPQVKALIAFLETLHGPNQKPAMDASQHFDESLVHTGVTVPAQTMPFAPPAGSGSQNSDPMK; from the coding sequence ATGCGCGGGCTAGACAAAGCAAAGAAGGTTTATGACTGGCTTGAGTTCCGGGTCGGGTTTGAAAAGCCCGTCAAGGAAGCCGCTCTGCACCCGGTGCCGCGTAATACCGCCAGCTGGTGGTATGTGTTCGGCAGCGCGGCCTTTACGCTGCTGATGCTGCAGGTTTTCACGGGCATTCTGCTGGCGCTTATTTATGTGCCGTCGGCAGGGCAGGCATGGCAGAGCCTGAACTTTATCAATCATGACCTGACCCTGGGCTGGTTTGTCCGGGCGGTGCACAACTGGGGATCGAACTTCATGGTCGCCATTGTGCTCATCCATATGGTGCAGGTCTTCCTGTTTGGCGCCTATAAGTTTCCGCGCGAACTCACCTGGATGGTCGGCGTCTTTCTGCTGCTGCTGACCCTGGGTATGGCCTTCACCGGTCAGGTGCTTCGCTTTGATCAGGACGCCTACTGGGGCCTGGGTATCGGCGTCTCCATTACCGGCCGTGTTCCTTTCATCGGGGGACAATTAGTCCACCTGCTGTTAGGCGGTCCAATCATAGGCGGCGCCACGCTCAGCCACTTCTTTGACCTGCACGTGTTCATTATGCCGGCGGCACTGCTTGGCCTGGCTGGTCTGCACGTGTGGATGGTGCTGCGCCTCGGCATTAACGAGTGGCCGATGCCTGGCCGCATGGTCAAGCGCACCACCTACATGAAGGAGTACCACGAGCTCACCCACACGGATGGCGTGCCCTTTGTGCCGGTCGCCCTGTGGAAGGACATCGTCTTCTCCGGCGCCATCATTGCAGCGGTACTGGTGTGCGCGGCGATTCTGGGTCCCAAGGGACCCGGCGGTGCGCCGAACCCGACATACATTCGCACGGCTCCCAAGCCGGACTTCTTCTTCCTCTGGATCTATACCGCGCTGGCCATGCTGCCGCCGTGGATGGAGACACCGCTGCTGCTGACAGCGCCGATCATCGGCATCGTCGGCCTGCTGTCGGTGCCGCTCATTGCCTCAGAGGGGGAGAAGAGCTGGCATCGCCGACCGGTGGCCGTGCTTACGGTTGCTCTGGTCGCGGTGGCATGGGGAACGCTGACCCACCTCGGTACCTATGAGCCCTGGAGCCCGCACATGAATGCGTGGAGCAAGGACACTATGCCGGTGAAGTTTGTCCACCAGGACTCGCCCCTCGAACGCCGTGGCGCGGTGGTCTTCCAGGAAAAGCAGTGCCGTAACTGCCATGAGATTGCCGGCGAAGGCGGTCACCGTGGTCCAGCTCTTGACGATGTGGCGACCAACATGACGCAGGATCAGTTGATTCGCCAGGTGCTGCAGGGCGGCGGCAATATGCCGGCTTACGGTAAGAACCTGACACCGCCGCAGGTGAAGGCGCTCATCGCCTTCCTGGAAACGCTGCATGGCCCCAATCAGAAGCCGGCGATGGACGCCTCGCAGCACTTTGACGAGAGCTTGGTTCACACTGGCGTCACTGTGCCAGCGCAGACCATGCCCTTTGCTCCTCCGGCGGGCAGCGGCTCTCAGAACAGCGATCCGATGAAGTAG